GGCAGTGATTGACTGCATGTATTCCCACAAATCGATCATGTCTTGGTCGGTGAGATATTGATAAGAGGTGTAAGGCATTGCAGGGTAGAGATAACCATTCTTGCCTTTACCTGCAACTAATGCGGCTCGGAAATCATCGAAGTCATAAGTCCCAATCCCTTCGGTGGTGTGTGGGGTTATGTTGGTTGAATACACGGTGCCGAAAGGGGTCACAAACGGTAGGCCGCCAGCAAAAGGTTCGCCACCTTCTGCACTATGACAAGCGACACAGTCACCGGCGTAAGCGAGATATTCTCCGCGCTCAACCGATGATGCTTTCAAACTCGCGAGCCTTTGTTGCTCTACTTCACCAGCGTGTCGGATGTAAGCCCCAAGTGCGAGTATTTCATTGGCGGTGAGTTGCTCATCAAACGCTGGCATTAGGTTGTTCAAGCCATAGTTGATCGTATGTTGAATCTCTTCAATACTGCCGCCATGCAGCCAAATATCGTCAGAAAGATCAGGAACACCGATGTGTGGGTTGGCGCCAGAACCGTCAGCGTGACAAGACGAGCAATACTTCGCGAACAAGGTTTTACCAAGCTCAACCTTCACCTCAGGTACATCGGTATGTCGCTGATTAAGCGACGCGAGATAATATGAAAGTTTCGCGACTTCGTCTGGGCGAAGCACTTCGCTCCATCCCGGCATTGCACCATTGCGCCCTTTGGCGATTGAATGAATAATGGCCTCATCACTCCCCCCGTAAAGCCACTCTTGGTCGATCAGGTTAGGGAAGTGTTTCTGGCCCTGAGCGTTATCACGGTGACATGCGGCGCAGTGGGTTTGGAATAAGATCTTACCGCTATTCACGATCTCTGGGACTGCAGCCAATCCTTCTAACGTGGTTTCACTGGTTTGTGAAAATTGTTCATTGAGAGTGGTGGTCGGTGAGCTGAGCTTGTCGTCACTTTGCTTCCAATCGACTACCCCTTCCCATTCGCCGAGCCCGGGGTAGAGCACCAAATAACCAGCGGACAACAGAAATGCTATGGCGTAACCAACGAATAGTAACTTAGGTGGAGGCGCATCTTTCTCTTCAATACCATCAAAGGTGCCAATGGTGTGGTCGTGATCGGCCTTGTGATTGCTACGCCAGTATTTAACGACAACAGACACCATCAGAACAAAGAATATTAAGGTTAAGAGTACCGCCCATAGATTCCAGAATGTGCTCATTGTGATACCTCCTGTGACGTATCTTTACCCAAGCTTTGTAAATAGCGAATCAGAGCTTCACCTTTGGTTTTACCTCTTACTTGCAATCGGGCGTCGCCAATGTCTTGATCGGTATAAGGCACGCCTAAGGTACGTAACACTTCCATTTTGGCGCTGATATCATCGCCAGTCAGAGTCTGCTCAAACAGCCACGGGTAAGAGGGCATGATCGAGGTCGGTACAACTTTTCGAGGATCAATTAAGTGAATAACATGCCAT
The DNA window shown above is from Vibrio artabrorum and carries:
- a CDS encoding cytochrome c encodes the protein MSTFWNLWAVLLTLIFFVLMVSVVVKYWRSNHKADHDHTIGTFDGIEEKDAPPPKLLFVGYAIAFLLSAGYLVLYPGLGEWEGVVDWKQSDDKLSSPTTTLNEQFSQTSETTLEGLAAVPEIVNSGKILFQTHCAACHRDNAQGQKHFPNLIDQEWLYGGSDEAIIHSIAKGRNGAMPGWSEVLRPDEVAKLSYYLASLNQRHTDVPEVKVELGKTLFAKYCSSCHADGSGANPHIGVPDLSDDIWLHGGSIEEIQHTINYGLNNLMPAFDEQLTANEILALGAYIRHAGEVEQQRLASLKASSVERGEYLAYAGDCVACHSAEGGEPFAGGLPFVTPFGTVYSTNITPHTTEGIGTYDFDDFRAALVAGKGKNGYLYPAMPYTSYQYLTDQDMIDLWEYMQSITAVPRRNDDNSMMFPSNIRLGLLGWNIVFMDTDPINYEVPEELKGKIEDVDKWQQGKYWVAGLGHCSECHTPRNIAQALIPERIFQGNLIDGWNAPDITANELYIDGWDEATLTDFLHTGHSDKGTAFAGMADVVKNSLSLMTREDIESMSYYLLRGDINNTIANDAVQLQPKGFDETAYSSEIYTTYRQTCGACHGDDGKGRAPIAPTLLNNGIIMHSDPFNTIAVTVRGLQPTYLDKDRNFMPMASFEDVLSDQKLAELITFVRLYLGDRKKPVTPEDVREVRETLEAAGYAGGLHTTPDMYDRRDNTINIR